The Anolis carolinensis isolate JA03-04 chromosome 1, rAnoCar3.1.pri, whole genome shotgun sequence genome window below encodes:
- the LOC100562187 gene encoding disintegrin and metalloproteinase domain-containing protein 21-like, with protein MLQGPSRPRMECQRIYFRRPLPLFLLTLISVQNEVAGQTPPEGFRYVSYEVTIPKKLTPRYGQEESKGISYLLHIEGKGHMFHLRQKKAFVPKHFPVFTYNKVGELQVDYPFIKDDCFYHGFVQGQLSSQVTLSICSGGLRGVFGFDNMTYEIEPVQASASFQHIVYRLEEKEGAVRMRCGVTKEEERRQEILLQNTEKVVVKRNSQNVWWAHVRYAKVAIVVDNERFVRFDSNETVVTLHVLDIFHTAISFYDALSVQLFLVGLEIWSERNLINTATTQGAVLWDFGEWRRRSLLTRLQNDAAHLFLYKDRPPVLGIAYLETICSTHYAVGVNYFTSDNLYYFSITFAHELGHNLGMAHDQRYCRCDRATCIMARYQDITDQFSNCSYRDYFKFRNHQCLLIPPGEVLHRFTYCGNKVVEDGEQCDCGKEDECESDPCCQSNCVLRPGATCAFGSCCRNCQYVPARSICRRNVSICDLPEYCHGSSEWCPEDVYVQDGAPCRDGAYCYQGNCTTHDRQCKIIFGSQATVASEDCFRIMNARGDRFGNCGLKHGVYSKCTTSNILCGRIQCSDVDDLPMLEDHSTMIQTQAGDIECWGLDYHSGMEIPDYGAVRDGTPCGTDMICIGGECLHVSLLNYDCNVTKCHNRGVCNTYKHCHCDYGWAPPDCLKEGYGGSSDSGPALQYRSAVVAGAVVGTLFALSSATIVLAMAVYKVLLSHGFRRLSSVISPVELTEEVN; from the coding sequence ATGCTCCAAGGGCCTTCTCGTCCAAGAATGGAATGTCAAAGGATCTACTTCAGGAGACCTCTTCCTCTGTTTCTGCTGACTCTAATTAGTGTACAGAATGAGGTTGCTGGTCAGACACCACCAGAGGGATTTAGATACGTCTCTTATGAGGTGACTATCCCTAAAAAACTGACCCCTAGATATGGTCAGGAAGAATCCAAAGGCATCAGCTATCTGCTGCATATTGAGGGGAAGGGCCACATGTTTCATCTTAGGCAGAAGAAAGCATTTGTGCCGAAACACTTTCCGGTCTTCACCTACAATAAGGTGGGGGAACTCCAAGTGGACTATCCTTTCATCAAGGATGACTGTTTCTATCATGGCTTTGTTCAGGGCCAGCTCTCTTCCCAGGTCACCCTCAGCATTTGCTCTGGAGGACTAAGAGGTGTGTTTGGGTTTGACAACATGACCTATGAAATTGAACCAGTCCAGGCATCTGCTAGCTTCCAGCATATAGTGTATCGcctggaagagaaggaaggtgcTGTTAGGATGAGGTGTGGAGTaacaaaggaagaggaaagacGGCAAGAGATTCTGCTGCAgaacacagaaaaagtagttgtcaAAAGGAATTCGCAAAATGTGTGGTGGGCCCATGTTAGATATGCAAAAGTGGCCATTGTAGTGGACAATGAACGATTTGTGAGGTTTGACAGTAATGAAACTGTTGTTACTTTGCATGTTCTGGATATTTTTCATACTGCTATTTCATTCTATGATGCACTTTCTGTTCAGCTGTTTTTAGTTGGACTAGAAATCTGGTCAGAAAGGAATCTCATAAATACTGCTACCACTCAGGGAGCTGTACTTTGGGATTTTGGTGAATGGAGAAGACGTTCACTTCTCACTCGTCTACAGAATGATGCTGCACACTTATTTTTATATAAAGACCGTCCTCCAGTACTTGGAATTGCATATTTAGAAACAATCTGTAGTACGCATTATGCAGTAGGTGTTAATTATTTTACATCTGACAATTTATATTATTTCTCTATTACATTTGCACATGAATTGGGACATAATCTTGGTATGGCACATGATCAAAGATATTGCCGTTGTGATCGAGCTACCTGCATCATGGCTAGATATCAGGATATCACCGATCAGTTTAGTAATTGTAGTTATAGGGACTATTTCAAATTCAGGAACCATCAGTGTTTGTTAATACCACCAGGTGAAGTGTTGCATAGATTCACGTATTGTGGAAACAAAGTTGTGGAAGATGGAGAGCAATGTGATTGTGGTAAAGAAGATGAATGTGAATCAGATCCATGTTGTCAGTCTAACTGTGTGTTACGTCCAGGGGCCACTTGTGCATTTGGATCATGTTGCAGAAACTGCCAATATGTTCCAGCTCGATCCATTTGCAGAAGAAATGTTAGTATATGTGATCTTCCTGAATACTGTCATGGGTCTTCAGAATGGTGTCCTGAAGACGTCTATGTTCAAGATGGGGCCCCGTGCAGGGATGGGGCATATTGTTATCAGGGGAATTGTACTACGCATGACAGGCAGTGCAAAATTATCTTTGGCTCCCAAGCAACAGTGGCTTCAGAGGATTGTTTCAGAATAATGAATGCTCGAGGTGATCGTTTTGGCAACTGTGGCCTTAAACATGGGGTTTACAGCAAATGTACAACATCGAACATCCTGTGTGGCAGGATCCAGTGTTCAGATGTGGATGATCTCCCCATGTTGGAAGATCACAGCACTATGATTCAGACACAGGCTGGGGACATTGAGTGCTGGGGCCTAGACTACCACAGTGGGATGGAAATACCTGATTACGGAGCAGTAAGGGATGGCACTCCTTGTGGCACAGACATGATATGCATTGGTGGAGAGTGTTTGCATGTGTCCCTCTTGAACTATGACTGTAATGTCACTAAGTGTCACAACCGGGGAGTATGCAATACCTACAAACATTGCCATTGTGATTATGGCTGGGCCCCTCCTGACTGTCTCAAAGAAGGTTATGGTGGTAGTAGTGACAGTGGACCTGCTTTGCAATATAGGAGTGCTGTTGTTGCAGGAGCTGTTGTAGGAACTTTATTTGCTCTGTCTTCAGCAACTATTGTTCTTGCCATGGCTGTATATAAGGTTCTGCTGAGCCATGGTTTTAGAAGACTGAGCTCGGTCATCTCCCCAGTTGAGTTAACAGAAGAAGTAAACTGA